CCGGAGCCGTCGTCGCCGTCGGCGCAATGGTCGGCACGGGATTCGCCGTGCAGTCCGCCGTCGCCGCGACGAACGACAGCATCGCGCAGACCGACGCGCTGCGCGACGCCGCGAACCTCGATGTGGAGCAGCTCGGCTCGCATGCCGGCATCCTCGAGGCGCGGGCCGTGAAGGCCGCGAACGACACCATCGCCGCGGCCAACGACACGATCGCGGCGGCGAAGGGCAAGGCCGACGCCACGGAGCTCGCCTCGTCGGTCGCGGCGCTCGGCAACTACCGGCTCCTCGCCCCCGAGCGAGTGTTCGAGCTCGCCGATCGCACGGAAGCCCACGCGGCGCCGGTGCAGGCGGCCGTCGCGAAGGCCGACAAGATCGCAGCCGAGAAGAAGGCGGCTGCCGCTGCTGCCGCCGCTGCCGCTGCTGCTGCCGCTGCCGAGGCGGAGGCCGAGTCCGAGTCGTCGGGGTCCTCGACCGGCTCGCGCCCCAGCGGCCCTGCGAACCCGAGCGGCGCCCAGGCGATCGCGCGCGACCTCATGGCCGCGCAGTACGGGTGGGGTG
The sequence above is a segment of the Agromyces hippuratus genome. Coding sequences within it:
- a CDS encoding aggregation-promoting factor C-terminal-like domain-containing protein, translated to MLAAGAVVAVGAMVGTGFAVQSAVAATNDSIAQTDALRDAANLDVEQLGSHAGILEARAVKAANDTIAAANDTIAAAKGKADATELASSVAALGNYRLLAPERVFELADRTEAHAAPVQAAVAKADKIAAEKKAAAAAAAAAAAAAAAEAEAESESSGSSTGSRPSGPANPSGAQAIARDLMAAQYGWGADQFGCLVSLWDRESGWNVYAENSSSGAYGIPQALPGSKMGTAGSDWQTNPATQITWGLGYIAGRYGTPCGAWDHSESAGWY